One stretch of Thermoanaerobacterales bacterium DNA includes these proteins:
- a CDS encoding YlmC/YmxH family sporulation protein → MFKASELSDRDIVNIIDGRRLGAVKDMHVDEAGVVRAVVLQGPKKLLGLWHGKDIVIPWSQVRKVGVDAVLVEWREAG, encoded by the coding sequence GTGTTCAAGGCCAGCGAGTTGTCAGACCGGGACATTGTCAACATCATTGACGGCCGGCGTCTGGGCGCGGTGAAGGACATGCACGTCGACGAGGCCGGCGTGGTCCGGGCCGTTGTCCTCCAGGGGCCGAAAAAGCTCCTGGGGCTCTGGCACGGCAAGGACATCGTCATCCCGTGGTCCCAGGTGCGTAAGGTCGGCGTGGACGCCGTGCTGGTGGAGTGGCGCGAGGCGGGGTAA
- a CDS encoding biotin transporter BioY, translating into MELVFERYRYRAFEWRKGLALPYKVALAMLGAGLIGLAAQVRFHLPWTPVPITGQTFAVLLTAVLLGRHWGGIAAGLYAVLGVAGLPWFAGATAGFAVLAGPSGGYIVGFVLAALFLGHVSDRYVRARSWYGLLALMLVADFVLLFGPGLAWLGVMTGVADPRQLLWMGLVPFVPGELVKILAAAVTAFALAPRKGSW; encoded by the coding sequence GTGGAATTAGTGTTCGAACGGTATCGTTACCGCGCTTTCGAATGGCGTAAAGGCCTGGCGTTGCCTTACAAGGTGGCCCTGGCCATGCTCGGGGCGGGCCTTATCGGGCTGGCCGCCCAGGTAAGGTTTCACCTGCCCTGGACGCCGGTGCCGATTACGGGGCAAACCTTCGCCGTGCTCCTGACGGCTGTTCTGCTGGGCCGCCACTGGGGCGGGATCGCCGCGGGCTTGTACGCCGTCCTGGGCGTAGCCGGCCTGCCGTGGTTTGCGGGCGCTACCGCCGGGTTCGCCGTCCTGGCCGGCCCGAGCGGGGGGTATATCGTCGGTTTCGTGCTGGCGGCGCTTTTCCTGGGGCACGTCAGCGACCGGTACGTCCGGGCGCGGTCGTGGTACGGTCTTCTCGCTTTGATGCTCGTCGCCGATTTCGTGCTCCTCTTCGGCCCGGGGCTTGCCTGGCTGGGGGTGATGACAGGGGTGGCCGACCCGCGGCAACTCCTCTGGATGGGACTGGTGCCGTTCGTTCCGGGCGAGCTGGTGAAGATTCTAGCCGCCGCCGTGACGGCCTTCGCCCTGGCGCCGAGGAAGGGCTCATGGTAG
- a CDS encoding DUF1284 domain-containing protein has protein sequence MVETGVVKLRAHHLLCLDQFRGLGYSPFFVANFRRVQQELADPETMVEITAGPDGICMACPWLKGRDCGRGEAAARRDRLVLARLGLATGTRMRAAALRAAFAAACPPPVRPALCAGCSWLARGVCHQENRRF, from the coding sequence ATGGTAGAAACCGGGGTGGTCAAGTTGAGGGCGCACCACCTGTTGTGTCTGGATCAGTTCCGGGGGCTGGGATACAGCCCCTTTTTCGTTGCCAACTTCCGGCGCGTCCAACAGGAGTTGGCCGACCCGGAAACCATGGTGGAGATCACCGCCGGCCCCGACGGCATCTGTATGGCCTGCCCGTGGCTTAAAGGCCGCGACTGCGGGCGCGGCGAGGCGGCGGCGCGGCGCGACCGCCTGGTGCTGGCGCGGCTGGGCCTGGCCACGGGTACGCGGATGCGTGCGGCCGCGCTGCGGGCGGCGTTTGCCGCCGCCTGTCCGCCGCCGGTGCGGCCCGCGCTCTGCGCCGGCTGCTCCTGGCTGGCGCGCGGCGTCTGCCACCAAGAAAACCGCCGGTTTTAA
- a CDS encoding L,D-transpeptidase family protein codes for MSSNGFVPGPGSDLVLVGNLQEQLNDLGFDCGPPDNVYGERTVEAVKRFQESAGLPVTGLMDGATWRKIFNTDCIPDDLLNPEAAVEAAVAPYTIGINLAARRLTFFEGRSSRGTYPVAVGKPATPTPTGDFVIVNKRLNPGGVFGSRWMGFTTRGHGIHGTNAPQFIGQAVSLGCVRMHNHHIEAIYPLVPIGTPVVIRISEAGPVTPAPANPGTAPSPGGGGTAPPVGGKRTYVVQPGDSLWSIARRFGTTVEAIQRANGLATTVIHPGQRLVIP; via the coding sequence GTGTCTTCCAACGGTTTCGTTCCGGGGCCGGGGTCGGACCTGGTCCTGGTCGGCAACCTGCAGGAACAGTTGAACGACCTCGGTTTCGACTGCGGCCCCCCGGACAACGTCTACGGGGAGCGGACCGTCGAGGCCGTCAAGCGGTTCCAGGAGAGCGCCGGCCTGCCCGTCACAGGGCTGATGGACGGGGCGACCTGGCGGAAGATCTTTAACACCGACTGCATCCCCGACGACCTGCTGAACCCCGAGGCCGCCGTCGAAGCGGCGGTGGCGCCTTACACGATCGGGATCAACCTCGCGGCGCGCCGCCTGACCTTCTTCGAGGGCCGCAGCTCGCGCGGGACCTACCCGGTGGCCGTGGGCAAGCCGGCTACGCCGACCCCGACCGGGGATTTCGTGATTGTCAACAAGCGGCTTAACCCGGGCGGCGTCTTCGGCTCGCGCTGGATGGGCTTCACCACCCGGGGGCACGGCATCCACGGGACCAACGCCCCCCAGTTCATCGGACAGGCGGTCTCCCTGGGCTGTGTGCGCATGCACAACCACCACATCGAGGCCATCTACCCCCTGGTACCGATCGGGACGCCGGTCGTCATCCGGATCTCCGAGGCCGGGCCGGTGACCCCGGCCCCCGCGAATCCCGGGACGGCCCCTTCGCCGGGCGGGGGAGGGACGGCGCCGCCGGTGGGCGGGAAGCGGACCTATGTCGTCCAGCCCGGGGATTCCCTCTGGTCGATCGCGCGACGGTTCGGGACCACGGTCGAGGCCATCCAAAGGGCCAACGGGCTGGCCACCACGGTGATTCATCCGGGGCAGAGGCTGGTTATACCGTAG